In Alphaproteobacteria bacterium US3C007, one genomic interval encodes:
- a CDS encoding copper chaperone PCu(A)C translates to MKVRNLLSAACVAVFSSTSVFADNIMVMDAYARVASKVAKSGAAFMMIHNHSDQEDRLVAAASDVAKRVELHTHLEENGVMKMTKLEDGMIIPAGGMHALKRGGDHVMFMGLTRSLEHGDMIEVTLTFEHAGDVTMTVPIDLERQDKMSAHTHSD, encoded by the coding sequence ATGAAAGTCAGAAATCTACTCTCAGCGGCATGTGTCGCAGTGTTCTCAAGCACATCTGTATTCGCGGACAATATCATGGTGATGGATGCCTATGCGCGTGTCGCAAGCAAAGTTGCTAAATCGGGCGCCGCATTTATGATGATTCATAACCACTCCGATCAGGAAGATCGTTTGGTTGCGGCTGCATCTGATGTGGCGAAGCGTGTCGAACTTCATACGCACCTGGAAGAGAATGGCGTGATGAAGATGACCAAGCTTGAAGATGGTATGATCATCCCCGCAGGAGGCATGCATGCGTTAAAACGGGGCGGTGATCATGTGATGTTCATGGGGCTGACGCGGTCGTTGGAACATGGCGATATGATTGAAGTGACCCTAACGTTTGAACATGCAGGGGACGTGACAATGACTGTTCCAATTGATCTTGAACGTCAGGATAAGATGTCTGCACATACGCATTCGGATTAA
- a CDS encoding site-specific integrase: MRHLRDDTVLILDGEVRVYRRERSRRWQAAFSIDGKAIRISTGKKDLNEAKEIARDTYLEYKFRHKNDLPVITKKFADVARLAITDMRKQLDAGLGKKVYADYIVCIERYLIPYFGSQYVTSVDYEKVQSFYEWRRAKMGREPKASTLNTHNSAMNRVFDEAVARGFLAHKNVPMLVNKGEKSERRPDFTREEYATMIRKLPHWIKQGKVGKPTDMRYLMRDYVFILANTGMRHGTEALNLNWKHITLFEENGLQYLEMSVTGKTGRRDIICRSGTINYLKRIHERADDLNHMSFEQLLKERVDLPVFRLPDGTVSKNIHQTFRAFMKESELIKCPRTGLNRTLYSLRHTYATFALINDGMDIHALAIQMGTSIGMIERHYSHLTPRLKKDMLTGKRYELSRAEYQEKALT, from the coding sequence GTGCGACATTTGCGAGATGATACTGTGTTGATCTTGGATGGTGAGGTTCGTGTGTATCGCCGCGAACGTAGTAGAAGATGGCAGGCTGCATTTAGCATTGATGGCAAAGCTATTAGGATCAGCACTGGGAAAAAAGATCTCAATGAGGCCAAAGAAATCGCCCGTGACACCTATCTAGAATATAAGTTCAGACATAAGAACGATCTTCCTGTGATTACCAAGAAGTTTGCAGATGTAGCGCGGCTTGCAATTACTGATATGCGCAAACAGTTGGACGCTGGGTTAGGCAAGAAAGTCTATGCGGATTACATCGTTTGCATCGAGCGATACCTCATTCCCTATTTTGGCTCACAGTACGTAACCTCCGTTGATTATGAGAAGGTGCAAAGTTTCTATGAGTGGCGCAGAGCAAAGATGGGTAGGGAGCCAAAAGCAAGTACACTCAACACACATAATTCTGCAATGAACCGCGTGTTTGATGAAGCTGTGGCAAGGGGCTTTCTGGCACATAAGAATGTCCCAATGCTTGTGAACAAGGGTGAGAAGAGCGAACGGCGTCCAGATTTTACGCGCGAAGAATACGCAACCATGATCCGCAAACTGCCGCACTGGATCAAACAGGGCAAAGTGGGCAAGCCCACTGACATGCGATATCTCATGCGGGATTATGTGTTCATATTGGCCAACACGGGTATGCGCCATGGGACTGAAGCACTTAACCTAAACTGGAAACACATCACGCTGTTTGAGGAAAATGGTCTTCAATACCTAGAAATGAGCGTGACAGGGAAAACGGGCAGGCGGGATATCATCTGCAGAAGCGGAACCATCAATTACCTCAAACGCATCCATGAACGCGCGGACGATCTCAATCACATGAGCTTTGAACAACTATTGAAGGAGCGAGTGGATCTGCCTGTGTTCAGATTGCCGGATGGAACAGTGAGTAAGAATATACACCAGACCTTCCGTGCATTCATGAAAGAGAGCGAGCTGATCAAATGCCCACGCACAGGTCTCAACAGAACACTGTACAGCTTGCGCCATACTTACGCGACATTCGCTTTGATAAACGATGGTATGGATATACATGCACTGGCCATACAGATGGGCACCAGCATTGGCATGATTGAACGCCACTACAGCCATCTTACACCAAGGCTTAAGAAAGACATGCTCACGGGCAAACGATATGAGCTCAGTAGAGCCGAGTATCAGGAAAAGGCGTTAACATGA
- a CDS encoding prolyl-tRNA synthetase associated domain-containing protein gives MNDTADASSKYQDSLPISSDAIMERLDNWGIAYTRADHVPLRTVEDSKKVQGQFLSSEQGGGHIKNLYLRDNKKRNVLLVAEQDRKIDLKTLNTKLGTGRLSFGSAERLMENLGVRPGAVTPLAMINGVETGVQLFIDSGLKSCQQIYVHPLVNDRTLGITLEGLQAFFEKIKVDLVWVDLE, from the coding sequence ATGAACGACACAGCTGATGCCTCGTCTAAATACCAAGACAGCCTTCCAATCTCATCAGATGCGATAATGGAACGGCTGGATAATTGGGGGATTGCGTACACTCGCGCTGATCATGTGCCTCTGAGGACCGTTGAAGATTCCAAGAAGGTTCAAGGGCAATTTCTATCTTCAGAACAGGGTGGAGGTCATATTAAAAATCTCTATTTGCGAGATAATAAAAAGCGCAATGTGCTTTTAGTCGCCGAGCAGGATAGAAAGATAGATCTCAAAACTCTGAATACGAAACTGGGAACTGGGCGGCTTTCTTTTGGCTCTGCCGAGCGCCTGATGGAAAACCTAGGTGTTCGCCCTGGGGCTGTCACACCGCTTGCCATGATTAATGGTGTTGAAACGGGAGTTCAGTTGTTCATTGATAGTGGATTAAAAAGCTGCCAGCAGATCTATGTGCACCCTTTAGTTAATGATCGTACATTGGGCATCACGTTAGAAGGCTTGCAGGCGTTCTTTGAAAAAATCAAAGTAGACCTTGTTTGGGTAGATTTAGAGTAA
- a CDS encoding glycine/sarcosine/betaine reductase selenoprotein B family protein, with protein MTKISEMPAVARGFISNLDLPVVYDPSWTQPVPANKRRISIVSTAAVHRRGDKPFSWLAKDFRAFDKTDRDLVMTHVAVEFDRSAWQQDLNTIIPLERLKEMADDGEIGSVAEEHYSFMGAADPVTMEKSARQAAARMKQDGVNTVFLIPI; from the coding sequence TTGACCAAGATATCAGAGATGCCCGCTGTCGCCCGGGGCTTCATTTCAAATCTCGACTTGCCAGTCGTTTACGATCCCTCATGGACGCAACCCGTGCCCGCGAATAAGCGGCGGATTTCAATTGTCTCGACAGCAGCCGTTCATCGGCGCGGGGACAAGCCTTTTTCTTGGTTGGCAAAAGATTTCCGGGCCTTTGATAAAACGGACCGCGATCTGGTGATGACCCATGTCGCAGTGGAGTTTGACCGGTCGGCCTGGCAGCAAGACCTGAACACTATCATTCCACTTGAACGGCTTAAAGAGATGGCCGATGACGGCGAAATCGGTTCGGTTGCAGAAGAGCACTATTCTTTCATGGGGGCCGCTGACCCAGTCACCATGGAGAAATCCGCCCGCCAAGCCGCCGCGCGAATGAAGCAGGACGGTGTGAATACGGTTTTTCTGATACCTATATGA
- the selD gene encoding selenide, water dikinase SelD has protein sequence MKGLLTMSSIPSLTNMAKSAGCAAKIAQTDLVKALANLPRSDDPNLIVDHAGSDDAAVYRLSAELALVETVDIFPPIVNDPFDYGRIAATNALSDIYAMGGKPISALSFVGWPVEVLGMDQLGSVLKGAASICSQAGIAIAGGHSIVDNEPKFGLFVTGLLHPEKIIHNAGARAGDYLVLTKKIGTGVLTTAAKRGYLPASGLDEAVTSMTTLNSAAASVMLSQNVKAATDVTGFGLLGHLGNMLKASSIAAQTALGANLSYGKIPLFEGVEALLEQGLCPAGTRRNLETAAPLTEFSASISSSHQLLLADAQTSGGLLMAVPEANLEALMTELKENMVANCAVVGQVVRAHQPAAIQVGY, from the coding sequence ATGAAAGGTTTACTCACAATGTCCTCTATACCTTCTCTTACCAATATGGCGAAATCAGCAGGCTGCGCTGCCAAGATTGCGCAAACCGATCTCGTTAAAGCACTGGCCAATCTGCCCAGATCGGATGATCCCAATTTGATAGTGGACCACGCAGGATCAGACGATGCTGCAGTTTATCGGCTTTCAGCCGAACTAGCGCTTGTGGAAACAGTTGATATTTTCCCACCCATTGTTAACGATCCGTTTGATTATGGGCGAATCGCAGCCACTAATGCACTTAGTGATATTTATGCAATGGGCGGAAAGCCAATAAGTGCGCTCAGCTTTGTTGGCTGGCCAGTCGAAGTGTTGGGTATGGATCAACTTGGCTCAGTATTAAAGGGAGCCGCTAGTATTTGCAGTCAAGCCGGAATTGCTATTGCCGGTGGCCATTCAATTGTAGATAATGAGCCAAAATTTGGTCTATTCGTGACCGGCTTGTTACATCCAGAAAAAATCATTCATAATGCTGGTGCGCGAGCAGGTGACTATTTGGTTCTAACCAAAAAGATTGGAACAGGCGTATTAACCACAGCAGCCAAACGTGGATACTTGCCAGCTAGCGGGTTAGATGAGGCAGTCACATCGATGACCACTCTAAATAGCGCTGCAGCATCGGTAATGTTGTCGCAAAACGTAAAGGCTGCGACAGATGTAACCGGTTTTGGCCTACTTGGGCATCTTGGCAATATGCTTAAAGCATCTTCAATAGCTGCTCAAACTGCACTTGGGGCAAACCTATCCTACGGAAAAATACCCCTATTCGAAGGTGTAGAGGCGCTCCTAGAGCAGGGTCTATGTCCCGCTGGTACTCGCCGAAATCTTGAAACTGCAGCACCGCTAACAGAATTTTCTGCCAGTATCAGTTCAAGCCATCAACTGCTTTTGGCAGATGCGCAGACCTCCGGTGGATTACTGATGGCAGTGCCCGAGGCGAATCTGGAGGCCCTAATGACCGAACTTAAAGAGAATATGGTTGCAAACTGCGCAGTGGTTGGCCAAGTTGTAAGGGCACATCAACCAGCTGCCATTCAAGTTGGATACTAG
- the selB gene encoding selenocysteine-specific translation elongation factor, with the protein MIIATAGHVDHGKTELVKALTGINTDRLPEERARGLSVDLGFAYHTLPDNTILGFVDVPGHEKFIRNMLAGVAGIDLGLLVVAADDGVMPQTREHLAILSLMDIRQYIVALTKIDRVSFDRVDDVADQVNRLLTAAGHEGVTIYPVCAPENKGIGALMKALKSRVKEASAWTAEHHFRMAIDRVFTLNGVGLVVTGMVFSGAVRTGESMTLSTDGSQVRVRGIRAHNTASDSAKAGDRCAINIVGRGLSEALIRRGNWLMHPSLYAPTRRIDVEVQVLANETGPLKHWTPTHLHIGADHLSARVAVLSGGAIPAGGQGLAQLVVSRDAFAVHGDTFVLRDQSAQRTIAGGRVIDPFSPKRGRARPARIAALNALQHQNVTDALRALTGGSETGVLLAPFSVAYNLPGPRLDMLIETLSLRRVGQESKQRAFCETQWRRLGAKVVKAVEGFHRSKPMSPGASIKDIQMALSPHIETSILEDSLGTLIEEQRLNSRGTRFHLPSHSIRISGRDQQLLDRVASKLAPRSGTPLSLHQAAADLKVDVKTLEMTLKTASRIGEMVLIGKNRYAPTPFVAKLGVVAERLATNSADGYFTTAEYRDQTKLGRNFAIDVLEYFDRVGFTERNGNKRCIRRSVTDVFAVSSDA; encoded by the coding sequence ATGATCATAGCAACGGCAGGACATGTGGACCACGGCAAGACCGAACTGGTAAAGGCGTTGACCGGAATTAATACAGACCGTCTGCCGGAAGAAAGAGCCCGCGGGTTGTCTGTGGATCTCGGATTTGCCTATCATACTCTGCCCGACAATACGATTTTGGGTTTCGTTGACGTCCCCGGTCATGAGAAGTTCATTCGCAACATGCTTGCAGGTGTCGCGGGTATCGATCTGGGTTTGCTTGTGGTTGCTGCTGACGACGGGGTAATGCCGCAAACACGCGAGCATCTTGCCATATTGAGCCTCATGGATATTCGCCAGTATATAGTCGCCTTGACCAAGATTGATCGCGTGTCGTTTGACCGTGTTGACGACGTCGCCGATCAAGTGAATAGACTTTTGACCGCTGCAGGGCATGAGGGCGTTACTATTTATCCCGTCTGCGCGCCTGAAAACAAAGGCATTGGGGCGCTGATGAAAGCGCTGAAGTCACGTGTAAAGGAAGCGAGCGCTTGGACAGCCGAGCATCATTTTCGTATGGCCATAGATCGGGTGTTCACGCTGAACGGTGTTGGCTTGGTTGTCACTGGAATGGTCTTTTCCGGGGCCGTCCGTACCGGCGAAAGCATGACACTCTCGACCGATGGATCCCAGGTTCGCGTGCGCGGTATCAGGGCGCACAATACTGCAAGTGATAGTGCAAAAGCGGGAGATAGATGTGCCATCAACATCGTCGGGCGCGGCCTGAGCGAAGCGTTGATTCGGCGCGGGAACTGGCTGATGCATCCCAGTTTATACGCCCCGACACGGCGAATCGACGTCGAGGTACAAGTGCTGGCGAACGAAACCGGCCCACTAAAACACTGGACACCCACCCATCTGCATATCGGTGCTGATCATCTTTCCGCCCGCGTCGCAGTTTTGTCAGGCGGTGCTATCCCTGCGGGTGGGCAAGGATTGGCTCAATTGGTGGTATCGCGGGATGCCTTTGCCGTTCATGGCGACACTTTCGTGCTGCGCGATCAGTCTGCCCAACGCACGATTGCCGGTGGACGCGTGATTGATCCTTTTTCTCCAAAACGTGGGCGCGCAAGGCCCGCCCGGATCGCAGCGCTGAACGCTTTGCAACATCAAAACGTCACTGATGCCCTCAGGGCACTGACCGGCGGCAGTGAAACCGGGGTCCTGCTTGCTCCGTTTTCAGTTGCATACAATCTTCCTGGACCACGGTTAGACATGCTGATTGAAACGCTTAGTTTGCGGCGGGTGGGCCAAGAATCAAAGCAACGGGCTTTCTGCGAAACACAATGGCGCAGGCTAGGTGCCAAAGTTGTCAAAGCGGTTGAGGGATTTCATCGCTCAAAGCCGATGTCACCCGGTGCAAGCATCAAAGACATTCAAATGGCGCTCTCGCCCCACATCGAGACTTCAATCCTTGAAGATTCGCTTGGCACCCTGATCGAAGAACAGCGATTAAACAGCCGGGGCACTCGCTTTCATTTGCCGTCGCACAGCATCCGGATCTCCGGGCGAGACCAGCAGCTTCTCGACCGTGTGGCCTCTAAACTTGCGCCACGGTCAGGCACACCGCTCAGCCTGCATCAGGCCGCGGCGGATCTGAAAGTTGACGTGAAGACCCTGGAAATGACTTTGAAAACAGCCAGCAGAATAGGCGAAATGGTTTTGATTGGTAAAAATCGATATGCGCCAACGCCCTTCGTGGCAAAGCTTGGCGTGGTTGCCGAGCGGCTGGCTACAAATTCTGCTGATGGGTATTTCACGACTGCCGAATATCGTGATCAAACGAAGCTGGGCCGAAACTTTGCCATAGATGTTCTGGAGTATTTCGACCGGGTCGGTTTCACAGAAAGAAATGGCAACAAGCGTTGCATCCGGCGTTCCGTCACAGATGTTTTCGCGGTATCATCTGATGCTTAA
- the selA gene encoding L-seryl-tRNA(Sec) selenium transferase, with amino-acid sequence MTRIEAPQHLPSVDRLVNTPAVQKFVRDHGLALVTRCTQGILARVRLMVLAGESTDMAALIQLLSDEIEHILLPSLRPVYNLTGTVLHTNLGRAPLPQSAIQAMVDVSRGASNVEFNLETGKRGDRHRHAEALLCQLTGAEGALVVNNNAAAVLLTLNSLAQRKEVPVSRGELIEIGGAFRMPDIMARAGCKLVEVGTTNRTHKADFDAAIGPKTALLMKVHTSNFEIKGFTKSVSEEDLAEIAHRYNLPFVTDLGSGTLIDLEPYNLPHETTVTEALASGADLVTFSGDKLLGGPQAGIIAGRRDLIDKLKRNPMTRAMRPDKITLAALQAVLRLYTNPECLVKELPTLRLLTRNPVEIEQLAGRLASVLQDCCKKFEVVVSRTHSQVGSGALPIDRLQSAALKITRPDLRRPGAALNRLAKTFRELPVPVIGRISNDALWFDLRCLEDEEGFVGNLQDLKMS; translated from the coding sequence ATGACACGCATAGAGGCGCCACAACATCTGCCTTCGGTGGATCGCCTTGTGAACACGCCAGCTGTGCAGAAATTCGTGCGTGATCATGGCCTGGCCTTGGTCACACGCTGTACGCAGGGTATCTTGGCGCGGGTGCGCCTTATGGTGCTGGCTGGTGAATCTACGGATATGGCTGCGCTGATCCAACTGCTGTCTGACGAGATTGAACATATTTTGCTCCCCTCACTCCGACCGGTTTATAATCTGACAGGCACTGTGCTGCACACCAATCTTGGTCGCGCGCCACTGCCTCAATCCGCGATACAGGCGATGGTGGATGTTTCGCGTGGCGCAAGTAACGTGGAATTTAATTTGGAAACGGGCAAACGCGGTGATCGGCATAGGCATGCCGAAGCTCTGCTGTGCCAGTTAACCGGGGCAGAAGGCGCGCTTGTTGTTAACAACAATGCAGCAGCCGTGTTGCTGACGCTCAACAGCCTGGCGCAACGCAAAGAGGTGCCTGTTTCGCGAGGTGAACTGATCGAGATCGGTGGGGCCTTCCGCATGCCGGACATCATGGCACGCGCAGGATGCAAGCTGGTGGAAGTTGGCACAACAAACCGGACTCATAAAGCAGATTTCGACGCCGCGATCGGCCCTAAAACTGCATTGCTGATGAAGGTCCATACCAGCAACTTTGAGATAAAAGGCTTTACCAAAAGCGTCTCGGAGGAGGACCTTGCGGAGATCGCACATCGTTACAATCTGCCCTTTGTCACAGATTTGGGAAGCGGCACTTTGATTGACCTAGAGCCCTACAATCTCCCGCACGAAACAACTGTCACAGAAGCTTTAGCGTCTGGGGCGGATCTGGTGACATTTAGCGGTGATAAGCTACTAGGTGGGCCACAGGCGGGCATCATTGCGGGCCGCCGCGATCTCATCGACAAACTCAAACGCAACCCCATGACCCGGGCCATGCGGCCCGACAAGATCACCTTGGCGGCCCTACAAGCTGTTCTGAGGTTATACACCAACCCCGAGTGCCTAGTGAAAGAGCTGCCGACATTGCGTCTTTTGACGCGCAACCCTGTGGAAATCGAACAGTTAGCTGGCCGCTTGGCCTCGGTCCTTCAAGACTGTTGCAAAAAATTCGAAGTTGTAGTCTCGCGCACTCATAGCCAGGTGGGCAGCGGTGCCCTGCCAATCGATAGATTGCAAAGCGCTGCTCTCAAGATAACGCGGCCGGATTTGCGCCGCCCCGGTGCTGCGTTGAACAGGCTTGCCAAGACTTTTCGCGAATTGCCGGTTCCAGTGATTGGGCGTATTTCCAATGATGCGCTTTGGTTTGATCTCAGATGTCTTGAAGACGAAGAGGGGTTCGTCGGAAACCTACAAGATCTGAAGATGTCATGA
- the gcvH gene encoding glycine cleavage system protein GcvH, producing the protein MKYTEEHDWLRVEGELVVVGITKFATEQLGDVVFVELPGPGTLVSRGDEIVVIESVKTASEISAMYDGEIVAVNEALVETPSLVNEDPTGTAWFFKIKLADMAVLDALMDEAAYKDMIA; encoded by the coding sequence ATGAAATACACCGAAGAACATGACTGGCTTAGGGTTGAGGGCGAACTCGTGGTTGTCGGGATTACCAAATTCGCAACTGAACAATTGGGCGATGTTGTCTTTGTCGAATTGCCAGGTCCGGGTACGCTTGTGAGTCGGGGAGACGAGATTGTTGTCATCGAAAGCGTCAAGACAGCGAGTGAGATTTCGGCTATGTATGATGGTGAAATTGTCGCTGTGAACGAAGCGCTGGTGGAGACGCCTAGTCTGGTGAACGAAGATCCGACTGGTACGGCTTGGTTTTTCAAGATCAAACTGGCTGATATGGCGGTTCTGGATGCCCTGATGGACGAGGCCGCTTATAAAGATATGATCGCGTGA
- a CDS encoding LysR substrate-binding domain-containing protein has product MNAPLIPGSMRFEIDVLKTFIAVADTGSVKLASERVARSSAAVSMQMKKLEGLIGAPVFQRSDGAMRLSAAGERLVPHAHRIVQAHDTAVSELHSPDIEGEVRVGICLENAETRMPEILAGFSKAHSRVTVEIISGDAQDLAAMLAKKELDVAILTIGGGAPPDERDRLLHEQPLVWAAHKNGQRSQERPLRLAVASVGCPWRLAALDALKRAGIPYRIAYLSNVSESQLAAIRADLAVAALPLSRITNCTQPICVNEDLPKLPYTQIVLRTAVNPNENARALAAQVLSAFNRPP; this is encoded by the coding sequence ATGAATGCTCCATTGATCCCAGGCTCGATGCGATTTGAGATTGACGTGTTGAAGACGTTCATAGCGGTGGCTGATACCGGTTCGGTCAAGCTCGCATCTGAACGTGTTGCGCGGTCGTCTGCGGCTGTGTCTATGCAAATGAAAAAGCTGGAAGGGCTGATTGGTGCCCCTGTTTTCCAACGCTCTGACGGGGCCATGCGACTATCTGCAGCAGGCGAACGTTTAGTGCCTCATGCACACCGTATTGTGCAGGCGCACGATACAGCTGTCAGCGAACTGCACAGCCCGGATATCGAAGGGGAGGTGCGAGTCGGCATATGCCTGGAGAATGCTGAGACCCGCATGCCCGAGATATTGGCCGGGTTTTCCAAAGCGCATTCGCGTGTCACGGTTGAAATAATTTCGGGTGACGCACAGGATTTGGCTGCGATGCTGGCGAAAAAGGAACTTGACGTTGCGATTTTGACCATCGGTGGTGGCGCGCCACCAGACGAAAGAGATCGGCTGCTCCATGAGCAACCTCTGGTTTGGGCTGCGCATAAGAACGGACAGCGCAGCCAAGAACGTCCTTTGCGCTTGGCGGTTGCATCCGTTGGTTGCCCATGGCGTCTCGCGGCTCTCGATGCTCTGAAACGTGCTGGAATTCCCTATCGAATTGCTTATCTTTCAAATGTTTCAGAATCGCAGCTCGCAGCGATCCGGGCGGATCTTGCAGTGGCCGCACTACCGCTCAGCCGCATTACAAATTGCACCCAGCCCATTTGTGTGAACGAGGACCTGCCCAAGCTTCCATACACGCAAATCGTGCTCCGAACCGCCGTCAATCCGAACGAAAACGCAAGAGCTCTTGCAGCACAAGTTCTCTCGGCTTTCAATCGACCGCCTTAA
- a CDS encoding LacI family DNA-binding transcriptional regulator, whose product MTEILKEKWQTNVTTGSKQTIYDIAKKAGVSASTVGSALNGSWKSRRISETTVQRIQAIADEMNYSVNLQARALRSAKSGLVGMILPQHDNRFFSSVGQCFSNETRSRHALPVIVSTRRERDQELEAVQGLINASVDALMLVGTSHPEILSEVCQKAKVPHVFLDQPCSNAPSVVSENKGGARKLTEVLLAENNPDYSEEVVFLGGNAKLPATAERVVGFKEALLEHGHEPTNYRILACGYQRSAAREALATLYKERQKLPSVMLINSIGCFEGALQFLSQLSNSEVDACAIGAFDFDPFGGLLRHPVPMMRQRAEMMVKRAYQHLDDKDSAPQITYIEPELILPNHLHAS is encoded by the coding sequence TTGACAGAAATACTTAAAGAAAAGTGGCAAACTAACGTGACAACAGGCAGCAAACAGACGATATACGATATCGCAAAAAAGGCCGGTGTCTCGGCGTCTACAGTTGGGTCAGCGCTCAACGGATCATGGAAATCTCGCCGAATCAGCGAGACTACAGTCCAGCGCATTCAAGCGATCGCCGACGAGATGAATTACTCCGTAAATTTGCAGGCGCGCGCACTACGAAGTGCAAAGTCTGGTCTTGTTGGGATGATCCTCCCTCAGCACGACAACAGGTTTTTCTCATCAGTAGGACAGTGCTTTTCTAACGAAACCCGTTCACGACACGCCCTACCCGTCATAGTCTCAACACGAAGAGAACGAGACCAAGAACTCGAAGCCGTACAGGGCCTCATTAACGCCTCAGTCGATGCACTTATGCTTGTTGGAACCTCACACCCTGAAATACTTAGTGAGGTGTGCCAGAAGGCAAAGGTCCCGCACGTATTTCTGGACCAGCCATGCAGCAATGCACCATCCGTCGTGTCCGAGAATAAGGGTGGCGCACGTAAACTCACAGAAGTCTTGCTAGCCGAGAATAATCCCGACTATTCTGAGGAGGTTGTCTTTCTTGGTGGCAATGCCAAACTACCCGCGACAGCTGAACGCGTAGTTGGCTTCAAAGAAGCGCTGTTGGAGCATGGTCATGAACCAACCAACTACAGAATATTGGCTTGTGGTTATCAACGGTCTGCTGCGAGAGAGGCTCTGGCAACACTCTATAAAGAGCGGCAGAAGCTACCGTCTGTCATGCTCATCAATTCTATCGGGTGTTTTGAAGGCGCTCTCCAGTTTCTGAGTCAGTTGTCAAATTCTGAAGTGGACGCTTGCGCAATCGGTGCGTTTGACTTCGATCCCTTCGGAGGCCTTCTACGACACCCGGTGCCAATGATGCGCCAGAGAGCCGAAATGATGGTTAAACGCGCGTACCAGCATCTTGACGATAAGGATTCCGCGCCACAAATCACATATATCGAACCGGAATTAATACTGCCGAACCACTTGCACGCGAGTTGA
- a CDS encoding substrate-binding domain-containing protein, translating into MAEDVQMGIVVKIGGIPWFNAMEQGILERAEELGVSAEMIGPTSADPALQVRAIEDLIAKGVDVIGVVPNDEAALEPVLTKARKAGITVIAHEGPGLNNVDWNFELASAVGFGEAHAQLLCESAEKPGSYAVYVGSLTVPLHNAWADAAVSWLDGNCEGLTKVGDRYGVAESVDDSRSTALDLMAANDDLRGILAFGSQGPIGAGRAIEERRLAGQVHVMGPFSPGQGRQLVKDGVIAGGYMWNPAEAGRVFVTLGNMLVEGAEITEGTTIEGLGAVSPDAATRNIITDNLLEINAETVDVLAEKGL; encoded by the coding sequence ATGGCTGAAGATGTCCAAATGGGCATCGTAGTTAAAATCGGCGGTATCCCTTGGTTCAACGCCATGGAGCAGGGTATCTTAGAGCGCGCCGAAGAGCTTGGCGTTTCCGCCGAGATGATTGGGCCAACTTCTGCTGACCCTGCGTTGCAGGTTCGTGCGATCGAAGATCTTATCGCAAAAGGCGTGGATGTCATTGGAGTTGTCCCGAACGACGAAGCCGCTCTTGAGCCGGTTCTGACAAAAGCACGCAAAGCCGGCATCACAGTTATCGCACATGAAGGCCCTGGCCTAAACAACGTCGACTGGAATTTTGAGCTGGCATCAGCAGTTGGTTTCGGTGAGGCACACGCGCAGCTCCTCTGTGAAAGTGCAGAGAAGCCAGGCAGCTACGCTGTGTATGTTGGGTCTCTGACCGTGCCACTGCACAATGCTTGGGCCGACGCTGCTGTCTCTTGGTTGGATGGGAACTGTGAGGGTCTGACCAAAGTCGGTGATCGTTACGGCGTAGCTGAGAGCGTTGACGACAGCCGTTCAACCGCCCTTGATCTGATGGCTGCAAACGATGATCTGCGAGGTATTCTGGCTTTTGGTAGCCAAGGACCGATCGGTGCCGGTCGTGCGATCGAAGAGCGTCGTCTTGCAGGACAGGTTCACGTTATGGGTCCTTTCTCACCAGGTCAGGGTCGTCAGCTTGTCAAAGATGGCGTAATTGCTGGTGGTTACATGTGGAATCCGGCCGAAGCTGGACGCGTTTTCGTGACGCTTGGCAATATGCTCGTGGAAGGTGCTGAGATTACTGAAGGTACCACGATAGAGGGTCTTGGCGCAGTCAGCCCTGATGCGGCAACACGCAACATCATCACTGATAATCTCCTTGAGATTAACGCTGAAACTGTGGACGTACTGGCCGAAAAAGGCCTCTAA